In Nonomuraea muscovyensis, the following proteins share a genomic window:
- a CDS encoding AMP-binding protein, with translation MTWTELVMGAAPTRGERPAVTDVRTGEVLSHAAFARRVTRSAAGLRRHGLRYGDRVLVDVPLGAGFAVAVHSVAWSGGVAVLGSRGSARMMIVHRRLDPAAEVERVFSLEPIPGATPFAELMGDATVEFGPLAGPALGVDGGRVLHHDELADDLRALSARVVVGRGDVVLAAVSDIVKGLRVLDLALMTGAHVVVAQEPTLTGCRVLAHEHAVTLAVAPFELARRLSGDPALRVVDERALAGSLAL, from the coding sequence ATGACCTGGACAGAGCTGGTGATGGGGGCGGCCCCGACACGCGGGGAGCGGCCCGCGGTGACCGACGTGCGCACCGGCGAGGTCCTCTCCCATGCGGCGTTCGCCCGGCGGGTCACCAGATCGGCCGCCGGGCTGCGCCGCCACGGGCTCCGCTACGGCGACCGGGTGCTCGTCGACGTCCCGCTCGGCGCCGGGTTCGCCGTCGCGGTGCACTCGGTGGCCTGGTCGGGCGGGGTGGCCGTGCTGGGCTCGCGGGGCAGCGCCCGCATGATGATCGTCCACCGCCGCCTGGATCCCGCCGCCGAGGTCGAGCGGGTGTTCTCGCTGGAGCCGATCCCGGGCGCGACGCCGTTCGCCGAGCTGATGGGCGACGCGACCGTGGAGTTCGGGCCGCTGGCCGGTCCGGCGCTCGGCGTGGACGGCGGGCGCGTCCTGCACCACGACGAGCTGGCCGACGACCTGCGCGCGCTGTCCGCCCGCGTCGTCGTCGGCAGGGGCGACGTGGTCCTCGCGGCGGTGAGCGACATCGTGAAGGGGCTGCGCGTGCTCGACCTGGCCCTGATGACGGGCGCGCACGTGGTGGTCGCGCAGGAGCCGACGCTGACGGGCTGCCGGGTGCTGGCCCACGAGCACGCCGTGACGCTCGCCGTCGCCCCGTTCGAGCTGGCGAGGAGGCTGTCCGGCGATCCCGCGCTGCGTGTCGTCGACGAAAGGGCACTGGCCGGTTCGCTGGCCCTGTGA
- a CDS encoding response regulator yields MPTRILIADDQEGIRSAFRIILDAQPDMTVVGEAADGRAAIDTATAIRPDVVLADIRMPGADGIEVTRALAGTGIHVVIVTTFGLDGYVHTALRHGASGFVLKRSGPALLVEAIRAAMNGDMLISPQLTVRLLRERGLPRQQPDVVLTEREDEVVRLVAQGRTNAEIAAELFLSPGTVKNHVAAVQRKTGARNRVAVAAWAWATGRAEP; encoded by the coding sequence GTGCCCACCCGCATCCTCATCGCCGACGACCAGGAGGGCATCCGCAGCGCCTTCCGCATCATCCTCGACGCCCAGCCCGACATGACCGTCGTCGGCGAGGCCGCCGACGGCCGCGCCGCGATCGACACCGCCACGGCGATCCGGCCCGACGTGGTGCTCGCCGACATCCGCATGCCCGGAGCCGACGGCATCGAGGTGACCCGCGCCCTGGCCGGCACCGGCATCCACGTGGTGATCGTCACCACGTTCGGGCTCGACGGGTACGTCCACACCGCGCTGCGGCACGGCGCCTCCGGGTTCGTGCTCAAACGATCCGGCCCCGCGCTGCTCGTCGAGGCGATCCGGGCCGCGATGAACGGCGACATGCTCATCAGCCCGCAACTCACCGTCCGGCTGCTGCGCGAGCGCGGCCTGCCGCGGCAACAGCCGGACGTCGTCCTGACCGAGCGCGAGGACGAGGTCGTGAGGCTCGTCGCGCAGGGCAGGACCAACGCCGAGATCGCGGCCGAGCTGTTCCTCTCTCCCGGCACGGTCAAGAACCACGTCGCGGCCGTCCAGCGCAAGACCGGCGCGCGGAACCGGGTCGCCGTCGCGGCCTGGGCCTGGGCCACCGGCCGAGCCGAACCGTGA
- a CDS encoding LuxR C-terminal-related transcriptional regulator encodes MPQPPRHNLPAEPNRFVGRDRDLDELSGLLVDARAVTLCGVGGIGKTRLALRVAARLVPAYPAGVWLVELARIGHAEQVEQELARVLGVREETGRPLLDTVAARLGDTRCLLLLDNCEHLVDRCAEVSARLLAGCPRLSILATSREPLRIAGELVWRVPPLDLPEPGASGPGAPLAEAVRLFLDRAAAAGTRLGEESLADTVRLCRALDGLPLALELAAARTSLLSPGQIADRIDDRFSLLTTGGRTAPARQRTLLAAVEWSHDLLSVHEQVLLRRLSVFAGAFDLDLAERTCAAPPLSRPEMVELLGGLVDKSLVQCDEDRRRYRLLETIKRFAAGRLEAAGERDALRDRHLSVLCELQRHHFTTEMAEGRVPWPRRLAALTAGRALADDVRVALDWAVESRNAWLGLQLCFHSTGLLPVSGLTEIVGWAERLLALDLSGVPDDQVAQAKAYLAYGLEARDELDRSLRLAREAIDGLDGAGPFAMGVMHSLFVMVLLRLGRPEEALRHARQGLELATAADDPWNQASGLAGLSAVALVRGRLREAQRHGELALQRAGEHGHRWIMARAATQLGAVAEARGDLVTAMAHYEMAVPWLCELGSGVELARCLARGGRVAAMLHEFAAARQRLGRSLALSRRTGQRQGVARCLVGLSVLAEAEGDLEGAVLTAAAAAGLREEIRQHSASSRTEGLLARARAKLGDGRTVALWSRGMTMTPDAAAHHVLDSAPPTRPPGLTAPPVLTGAAGPTGVNCTPGTPDTPGTPSTPGTPSTSGTPGTSGVPGTSGVPGTSGVPGTSGVPGTSGMPGTPGTSGPPALTGAAGPTGVNCTSGTPGTLGTSGTPGMLGTPGTLDTPGTLGTPGTPGTPGTPGVAAGAPGLSGVTRVSAVPGVGAPGLSGASGVTEASGVTGVPEAPGLTGAAGASASGVPGASGSPGVTGTSDALGLAGTHGTSDTTVVSGASGTSGSAGAHGTFGPTDASGTAGTPGLAGTPGLAGTPGLAGVPGRTAGPGGEDGESPWEVGGVLGGVGAVEGVTGGGGAVGVGAAPGGVGGVSRQAGGAGGLAGGVRRSPLTAREQEIAALLTRGLSNRAIAEELVISPATVARHIANIMDKLGHTSRAQIAVWAAQHLRVSA; translated from the coding sequence ATGCCGCAACCCCCCAGGCACAACCTTCCGGCCGAGCCCAACCGCTTCGTCGGACGTGACAGAGATCTTGACGAGCTGTCCGGGCTGCTCGTCGACGCGCGCGCGGTGACGCTGTGCGGCGTCGGCGGCATCGGCAAGACGCGGCTGGCCCTGCGCGTCGCCGCCCGGCTCGTGCCCGCCTACCCGGCGGGCGTGTGGCTGGTCGAGCTGGCCAGGATCGGCCACGCCGAGCAGGTCGAGCAGGAGCTGGCCAGGGTCCTCGGCGTGCGCGAGGAGACTGGCCGGCCGCTGCTCGACACCGTGGCCGCCCGGCTGGGCGACACCCGCTGCCTGCTGCTGCTCGACAACTGCGAGCACCTGGTCGACCGGTGCGCCGAGGTGAGCGCCCGGCTGCTCGCCGGCTGCCCGCGGCTGAGCATCCTGGCCACCAGCAGGGAGCCGCTGCGCATCGCGGGCGAGCTGGTGTGGCGGGTGCCGCCGCTCGACCTGCCCGAGCCCGGCGCATCCGGTCCGGGTGCGCCTCTCGCCGAGGCGGTGCGGCTGTTCCTCGACCGGGCCGCCGCCGCGGGCACCCGGCTGGGCGAGGAGAGCCTCGCCGACACCGTGCGGCTCTGCCGGGCCCTCGACGGGCTGCCGCTGGCGCTGGAGCTGGCCGCGGCGCGCACGAGCCTGCTCAGCCCCGGGCAGATCGCCGACCGCATCGACGACCGCTTCTCCCTGCTGACCACGGGCGGGCGGACGGCGCCCGCCAGGCAGCGCACGCTGCTCGCCGCCGTCGAGTGGAGTCATGACCTGCTGTCGGTCCACGAGCAGGTGCTGCTGCGCCGCCTGTCGGTGTTCGCCGGGGCGTTCGACCTCGACCTCGCCGAGCGGACCTGCGCCGCCCCGCCCCTGTCCCGGCCGGAGATGGTCGAGCTGCTGGGCGGCCTGGTCGACAAGTCCCTGGTGCAGTGCGACGAGGACCGCAGACGCTACCGGCTGCTGGAGACCATCAAACGGTTCGCGGCCGGGCGGCTGGAGGCGGCCGGGGAGCGTGACGCCCTACGCGACCGCCACCTGAGTGTGCTGTGCGAGCTGCAGCGACACCACTTCACCACCGAGATGGCCGAGGGTCGCGTGCCGTGGCCGCGCAGGCTGGCCGCGCTGACCGCCGGCCGGGCTCTGGCCGACGACGTGCGGGTGGCGCTCGACTGGGCGGTCGAGTCCCGCAACGCGTGGCTCGGGTTGCAGTTGTGCTTCCACAGCACGGGCCTGCTGCCGGTCAGCGGGCTGACGGAGATCGTGGGCTGGGCCGAGCGGCTGCTCGCCCTCGACCTGTCCGGCGTGCCCGACGACCAGGTGGCCCAGGCCAAGGCCTACCTCGCCTACGGGCTGGAGGCGCGCGACGAGCTGGACCGTTCGCTGCGGCTGGCCCGCGAGGCCATCGACGGGCTCGACGGCGCCGGCCCGTTCGCGATGGGCGTCATGCACAGCCTGTTCGTCATGGTGCTGCTGCGCCTGGGCCGGCCGGAGGAGGCGCTGCGCCACGCGCGGCAGGGCCTGGAGCTGGCCACGGCCGCCGACGACCCGTGGAACCAGGCGTCCGGGCTGGCCGGGCTGTCGGCTGTGGCGCTCGTCCGCGGGCGGCTGCGCGAGGCGCAGCGGCACGGCGAGCTGGCCCTGCAGCGGGCCGGCGAGCACGGCCACCGGTGGATCATGGCGAGGGCGGCGACGCAGCTCGGCGCGGTGGCCGAGGCGCGCGGCGACCTGGTGACGGCGATGGCCCACTACGAGATGGCCGTGCCCTGGCTGTGCGAGCTGGGCAGCGGCGTGGAGCTGGCCCGCTGCCTGGCGCGGGGCGGCAGGGTGGCGGCGATGCTGCACGAGTTCGCGGCGGCAAGGCAACGCCTCGGCCGCAGCCTCGCGCTGAGCAGGCGCACCGGCCAGCGCCAGGGCGTGGCCCGGTGCCTGGTCGGCCTGTCCGTGCTGGCCGAGGCCGAGGGCGACCTGGAGGGCGCCGTGCTGACCGCCGCCGCGGCGGCCGGCCTGCGGGAGGAGATTCGGCAGCACAGCGCGAGCAGCCGCACGGAGGGCCTGCTCGCCCGGGCGCGCGCCAAGCTCGGCGACGGCCGCACCGTGGCGCTCTGGTCGCGGGGCATGACGATGACCCCCGACGCCGCCGCCCACCACGTCCTCGACAGCGCCCCGCCGACCCGCCCCCCCGGCCTGACCGCCCCTCCTGTCCTGACCGGCGCTGCCGGCCCGACCGGCGTGAACTGCACTCCAGGCACACCGGACACTCCAGGCACGCCGAGTACTCCAGGCACGCCGAGTACTTCGGGCACGCCGGGTACTTCGGGCGTGCCGGGTACTTCGGGCGTGCCGGGTACTTCGGGCGTGCCGGGTACTTCGGGCGTGCCGGGTACTTCAGGTATGCCTGGCACTCCAGGCACGTCCGGCCCTCCTGCCCTGACTGGCGCTGCCGGCCCGACCGGCGTGAACTGCACCTCAGGCACTCCAGGCACGCTAGGCACCTCAGGCACTCCAGGCATGCTGGGCACTCCAGGCACACTGGATACCCCAGGCACGCTGGGCACTCCAGGCACCCCAGGCACCCCAGGTACGCCCGGCGTGGCGGCCGGTGCTCCCGGCCTGTCCGGCGTGACCAGGGTGTCCGCGGTGCCCGGCGTCGGCGCGCCCGGCCTGTCGGGCGCGTCCGGCGTGACCGAAGCGTCCGGCGTGACCGGCGTGCCCGAAGCTCCCGGCCTGACGGGAGCGGCCGGCGCGAGCGCTTCCGGAGTGCCCGGCGCGTCTGGCTCGCCCGGTGTGACCGGCACGTCCGACGCGCTTGGACTGGCCGGCACGCACGGCACGTCCGATACGACCGTGGTATCCGGTGCCTCCGGCACGTCCGGCTCGGCGGGCGCGCACGGCACGTTCGGGCCGACGGACGCATCCGGTACGGCCGGCACGCCCGGTTTGGCCGGCACGCCCGGTTTGGCCGGCACGCCCGGCTTGGCCGGGGTGCCCGGCCGCACCGCCGGGCCGGGCGGCGAGGACGGCGAGTCGCCCTGGGAGGTGGGCGGCGTCCTCGGCGGTGTCGGCGCCGTGGAAGGCGTCACCGGCGGTGGGGGTGCTGTCGGTGTGGGCGCTGCCCCTGGGGGTGTGGGCGGGGTCAGCCGTCAGGCGGGCGGTGCCGGTGGGCTTGCTGGTGGGGTGCGGCGCTCGCCGTTGACGGCGCGCGAGCAGGAGATCGCCGCACTGCTGACCCGGGGGTTGTCCAACCGGGCCATCGCCGAGGAACTCGTGATCAGCCCGGCCACCGTGGCGCGGCACATCGCCAACATCATGGACAAGCTTGGCCACACCTCCCGGGCGCAGATCGCGGTGTGGGCGGCCCAGCACCTGAGGGTGTCTGCATAG
- a CDS encoding sensor histidine kinase, with translation MWVAALVSVSSAVAVAVAGSCRPRFRPRLPVPTCVAATVSAAVTLAHVAGMARPAWGAEALGMIESVALMALAGLVVRHVPARRAAPAALAAGLASAVWLLRFFTPASPLEGVGAAAFWGLGAVLAAAVGAYLRALEARQERAMAGMRTVLRLRLARDLHDFLAHDISEMVAHAQAGRAGGDPSQALERVEAAGQRALSMLDRTLDTLHHDRPLTAAGDLNGIREAAERFSAAGPARVHLRMDPAVTAPADTAALACRIVIEGLNNVRRHAARARRVELDVTAGSGALELTMTNDGVGRTRGGGRGGRRGGTGLPGLTELVQAQGGELVARALPDGWSLTARLPLAQSLECPPASSSPTTRRASAAPSASSSTPSPT, from the coding sequence ATGTGGGTCGCCGCCCTGGTGTCGGTGTCGTCGGCCGTCGCGGTGGCGGTGGCCGGGTCGTGCCGGCCGCGGTTCAGGCCGCGGCTGCCCGTGCCGACCTGCGTGGCCGCGACCGTTTCGGCGGCCGTCACCCTGGCGCACGTCGCCGGCATGGCGCGCCCCGCGTGGGGCGCCGAAGCGCTGGGGATGATCGAGAGCGTCGCGCTCATGGCGCTGGCCGGCCTGGTCGTCCGCCACGTGCCTGCCCGGCGGGCCGCGCCGGCCGCGCTGGCGGCGGGCCTGGCCTCGGCCGTCTGGCTGCTGCGCTTCTTCACGCCCGCCTCGCCGCTGGAAGGGGTGGGCGCGGCCGCGTTCTGGGGGCTGGGCGCGGTGCTGGCCGCCGCGGTGGGGGCCTACCTGCGTGCTCTTGAGGCACGCCAGGAGCGCGCCATGGCCGGCATGCGCACCGTCCTGCGGCTGCGGCTGGCCAGGGACCTGCACGACTTCCTCGCCCACGACATCAGCGAGATGGTGGCGCACGCCCAGGCGGGCCGGGCCGGCGGAGACCCGTCGCAGGCCCTCGAACGCGTCGAGGCCGCGGGCCAGCGGGCCCTGTCGATGCTGGACCGCACCCTGGACACGCTGCACCACGACCGGCCCCTCACCGCCGCCGGTGACCTGAACGGCATCCGCGAGGCGGCCGAGCGCTTCTCCGCCGCCGGCCCGGCGCGGGTCCATCTGCGCATGGACCCGGCCGTGACGGCTCCGGCCGACACCGCCGCCCTGGCCTGCCGCATCGTGATCGAAGGACTGAACAACGTCCGGCGGCACGCCGCCCGGGCGAGGCGGGTCGAGCTGGACGTCACAGCCGGATCCGGCGCCCTGGAGCTCACGATGACCAACGACGGCGTCGGCCGCACGCGCGGCGGCGGGCGGGGCGGCAGGAGGGGCGGGACCGGTCTGCCCGGCCTGACCGAGCTGGTCCAGGCGCAGGGCGGCGAGCTCGTCGCGCGGGCCCTGCCGGACGGCTGGTCGCTGACGGCCCGCCTGCCACTGGCACAATCGCTGGAGTGCCCACCCGCATCCTCATCGCCGACGACCAGGAGGGCATCCGCAGCGCCTTCCGCATCATCCTCGACGCCCAGCCCGACATGA
- the typA gene encoding translational GTPase TypA: protein MPLNSRDDLRNIAIIAHVDHGKTTLVDAMLWQSGAFRANQDVDDRVMDSNDLEREKGITILAKNTAVQHGGMTINIIDTPGHADFGGEVERGLSMVDGVVLLVDASEGPLPQTRFVLRKALAAKMPVILCINKVDRPDARIKEVVDEVYELFMDLDATEEQIDFPIVYASAKAGRASLNRPEDGGMPDSEDLEPLFDIIKSTIPAPTYDPNAPLQAHVTNLDASSYLGRIALCRIHQGVLRKGQQVGWCRTDGTIQRVKITELLMTEALERKPAEEAGPGDIIAIAGIPDIMIGETLADPDDPRPLPLITVDEPAISMTIGTNTSPLVGKVKGSKVTARMVKDRLDKELVGNVSLRVLPTDRPDAWEVQGRGELALAILVEQMRREGYELTVGKPQVVTRTIDGKVHEPVERLTVDCPEEYLGAVTQLLAVRKGRMEHMTNHGTGWIRMEFVVPARGLIGFRTEFLTETRGTGLVHHVFDSYEPWFGELRTRNNGSLVADRSGPVTAFAMLNLQERGTLFVSPTTEVYEGMIVGENSRSDDMDVNITKEKKLTNMRSSTSEETEKVIPPRVLSLEQALEFIREDECVEITPDAVRIRKVVLDAATRNRTAARAKRA from the coding sequence ATGCCTTTGAACAGCCGCGACGACCTGCGGAACATCGCGATCATCGCGCACGTCGACCATGGCAAGACCACACTGGTCGACGCCATGCTCTGGCAGTCCGGGGCCTTCCGCGCCAACCAGGACGTGGACGACCGGGTCATGGACTCCAACGACCTGGAGCGCGAGAAGGGCATCACCATTCTCGCCAAGAACACCGCCGTCCAGCACGGCGGCATGACCATCAACATCATCGACACCCCCGGCCACGCCGACTTCGGCGGTGAGGTCGAGCGCGGCCTGTCGATGGTCGACGGCGTCGTGCTGCTGGTCGACGCCTCCGAGGGCCCGCTGCCGCAGACCCGCTTCGTGCTGCGCAAGGCGCTGGCCGCGAAGATGCCGGTGATCCTGTGCATCAACAAGGTCGACCGGCCCGACGCCCGCATCAAGGAGGTCGTCGACGAGGTCTACGAGCTCTTCATGGACCTCGACGCGACCGAGGAGCAGATCGACTTCCCGATCGTCTACGCCTCGGCCAAGGCCGGCCGTGCCTCGCTCAACCGGCCCGAGGACGGCGGCATGCCCGACTCCGAGGACCTGGAGCCCCTGTTCGACATCATCAAGTCGACGATCCCGGCTCCGACGTACGACCCGAACGCGCCGCTGCAGGCCCACGTCACCAACCTCGACGCCTCCTCCTACCTCGGCCGCATCGCGCTGTGCCGCATCCACCAGGGTGTGCTGCGCAAGGGCCAGCAGGTGGGCTGGTGCCGCACCGACGGCACGATCCAGCGGGTGAAGATCACCGAGCTGCTGATGACCGAGGCGCTGGAGCGCAAGCCCGCCGAGGAGGCCGGGCCCGGTGACATCATCGCCATCGCCGGCATCCCCGACATCATGATCGGTGAGACGCTGGCCGACCCCGACGACCCGCGCCCGCTGCCGCTGATCACGGTCGACGAGCCGGCCATCTCGATGACCATCGGCACCAACACCTCGCCGCTGGTCGGCAAGGTCAAGGGCTCCAAGGTCACCGCCCGCATGGTCAAGGACCGTCTCGACAAGGAGCTCGTCGGCAACGTCTCGCTGCGCGTGCTGCCCACCGACCGGCCCGACGCGTGGGAGGTGCAGGGCCGTGGCGAGCTGGCGCTGGCCATCCTGGTCGAGCAGATGCGCCGCGAGGGCTACGAGCTGACCGTCGGCAAGCCGCAGGTGGTCACCAGGACGATCGACGGCAAGGTGCACGAGCCGGTCGAGCGCCTCACGGTCGACTGCCCGGAGGAATACCTGGGCGCGGTCACCCAGCTCCTCGCCGTCCGCAAGGGCCGCATGGAGCACATGACCAACCACGGCACCGGCTGGATCCGGATGGAGTTCGTGGTGCCGGCGCGCGGCCTGATCGGCTTCCGCACCGAGTTCCTCACCGAGACGCGCGGCACCGGCCTGGTGCACCACGTGTTCGACTCCTACGAGCCGTGGTTCGGCGAGCTGCGCACCCGCAACAACGGCTCGCTGGTGGCCGACCGCTCCGGCCCGGTGACGGCGTTCGCCATGCTCAATCTGCAGGAACGCGGCACCCTGTTCGTCTCCCCCACCACCGAGGTGTACGAGGGGATGATCGTCGGCGAGAACTCCCGGTCCGACGACATGGACGTCAACATCACCAAGGAGAAGAAGCTCACCAACATGCGCTCCTCCACCAGCGAGGAGACCGAGAAGGTGATCCCGCCGCGCGTCCTGTCGCTGGAGCAGGCGCTGGAGTTCATCCGCGAGGACGAGTGCGTGGAGATCACGCCCGACGCGGTGCGCATCCGCAAGGTCGTCCTCGACGCCGCCACCCGCAACCGCACCGCCGCCCGGGCCAAGCGCGCCTGA